From the genome of Longimicrobium sp., one region includes:
- a CDS encoding FAD-dependent oxidoreductase, with amino-acid sequence MGGGQQELTGPDLTRGVPLDDLEDGGMLQGHALGEPVLVARRGTELFAIDALCTHYGYALVDGILVGDTVRCPGHHACFDLRTGEAVRAPALRPASCWEVELREGRVFVTAKRGAGNPVPASVPPEPPRSVVIVGAGAAGSAAAEMLRREGYQGPVTLVDAGEDAPYDRPNLSKDYLAGTAPEEWIPLWPREWYDEQRIDLVLGSRVGRIEVEEKRVRLVNGRTIEYGALLLATGSEPVRLPVVTRGLAHVHYLRTLADSRAIIRAAEGARRAVVVGSSFIGLEVAASLRARGIEVDVVSHEEEPLGHIMGPEVGRFVRALHEEHGVRFHLRESVAGVDEKTVALKGGGALEADLVVVGIGVRPGVALATWAGLAVENGVVVDEYLRTSAPGVWAAGDVCRWPDPWTGQRIRSEHWVVGQRQGQTAARNMLGRKEKFAAAPFFWSVHYDVVINYVGHAEKWDAIEVDGSLEARDCTVTYRSGGKPHAVATVSRDRASLRAEDAIERGDLAALEAVVSPRLGAAAGA; translated from the coding sequence ATGGGCGGCGGGCAGCAGGAGCTCACGGGGCCGGACCTCACGCGGGGCGTCCCGCTGGACGACCTGGAAGACGGCGGGATGCTGCAGGGGCACGCCCTGGGCGAGCCGGTGCTGGTGGCGCGGCGGGGGACGGAGCTGTTCGCCATCGACGCGCTCTGCACGCACTACGGGTACGCGCTGGTGGACGGCATCCTGGTGGGCGACACCGTGCGCTGCCCCGGCCACCACGCCTGCTTCGACCTGCGCACGGGCGAGGCGGTGCGCGCCCCCGCGCTGCGCCCGGCCTCGTGCTGGGAGGTGGAGCTGCGCGAGGGGCGCGTCTTCGTCACCGCGAAGCGCGGGGCGGGCAACCCCGTCCCCGCCTCGGTCCCGCCCGAGCCCCCGCGCTCGGTCGTGATCGTCGGCGCGGGCGCGGCGGGGAGCGCGGCAGCCGAGATGCTGCGCCGCGAGGGCTATCAGGGCCCCGTCACCCTGGTCGACGCGGGCGAGGACGCGCCGTACGACCGGCCCAACCTGTCGAAGGACTACCTGGCGGGGACGGCGCCCGAGGAGTGGATCCCCCTCTGGCCGCGCGAGTGGTACGACGAGCAGCGGATCGACCTGGTGCTGGGCTCGCGCGTGGGCCGCATCGAGGTGGAGGAGAAGCGCGTGCGGCTGGTGAACGGCAGGACAATCGAGTACGGCGCGCTCCTGCTGGCCACCGGCTCCGAGCCCGTGCGCCTGCCGGTGGTCACCCGCGGCCTGGCGCACGTGCACTACCTGCGCACCCTGGCCGACAGCCGCGCCATCATCCGCGCCGCCGAGGGCGCCCGGCGCGCGGTGGTGGTGGGCTCCAGCTTCATCGGGCTGGAGGTGGCGGCGTCGCTCCGGGCGCGGGGGATCGAGGTGGACGTCGTGTCGCACGAGGAGGAGCCGCTGGGCCACATCATGGGCCCCGAGGTCGGCCGCTTCGTCCGCGCGCTGCACGAGGAGCACGGCGTGCGCTTCCACCTGCGCGAGTCGGTGGCCGGGGTCGACGAGAAGACGGTGGCGCTCAAGGGCGGCGGCGCGCTCGAGGCCGACCTGGTGGTGGTGGGGATCGGCGTGCGCCCGGGCGTGGCGCTGGCGACGTGGGCGGGGCTGGCGGTGGAGAACGGCGTGGTGGTCGACGAGTACCTGCGCACCAGCGCGCCGGGGGTCTGGGCCGCGGGCGACGTGTGCCGCTGGCCGGACCCGTGGACGGGGCAGCGCATCCGCTCCGAGCACTGGGTGGTGGGCCAGCGCCAGGGGCAGACCGCCGCGCGCAACATGCTGGGGCGCAAGGAGAAGTTCGCGGCCGCCCCCTTCTTCTGGAGCGTGCACTACGACGTGGTGATCAACTACGTGGGTCACGCCGAGAAGTGGGACGCCATCGAGGTGGACGGCAGCCTGGAGGCGCGCGACTGCACCGTCACCTATCGCTCGGGGGGAAAGCCGCACGCCGTCGCCACCGTCTCGCGCGACCGCGCCTCGCTGCGCGCCGAGGACGCGATCGAGCGCGGCGACCTGGCGGCGCTGGAGGCCGTGGTTTCGCCCCGGCTCGGGGCGGCGGCGGGAGCATAA
- a CDS encoding nucleotidyltransferase domain-containing protein, with protein MDQLTGLLGSEVRAKLVVHFVVHPESRLGTRSLARHIGVPGKRSLQIELDRLVELGLLERRREGREVLVSRNWDHPQWKALTSLVQEYAPTLVLQDALADVPGLKAAFIFGSFARGDARPDSDIDLFLYGDDIPDRELGKAILEAAVVLDRPLDAKWYDSQKFRRDAQPGASFLPRALQGPKLWLAGSPADLPDTAAAA; from the coding sequence ATGGATCAACTGACCGGCCTGCTGGGCTCCGAAGTGCGAGCGAAGCTCGTGGTCCATTTCGTCGTGCACCCGGAGTCGCGGCTCGGCACGCGCTCCCTCGCTCGCCACATCGGCGTGCCGGGGAAGAGGTCGCTCCAGATCGAGCTCGACCGGCTGGTGGAGCTGGGGCTGCTGGAACGCCGGCGCGAGGGGCGGGAGGTGCTCGTCTCGCGCAACTGGGACCATCCTCAATGGAAGGCCCTCACTTCCCTCGTGCAGGAGTACGCGCCTACCCTGGTTCTGCAGGACGCGCTGGCCGACGTTCCCGGGCTGAAGGCGGCGTTCATCTTCGGTTCGTTCGCGCGCGGCGACGCACGGCCGGACAGTGACATCGACCTGTTCCTGTACGGGGACGACATTCCCGATCGGGAGTTGGGCAAGGCGATACTTGAAGCGGCGGTCGTTCTTGACCGCCCTCTGGACGCGAAGTGGTACGATTCGCAGAAGTTCCGACGCGATGCACAGCCCGGAGCCAGCTTCCTGCCGCGGGCTTTACAGGGCCCCAAGCTCTGGCTCGCGGGTTCTCCCGCGGATCTCCCTGACACTGCCGCAGCGGCGTGA
- the glpK gene encoding glycerol kinase GlpK, with amino-acid sequence MILAIDQGTTGTTCLAIDREGQVRGRAYSEFTQHFPRPGWVEHDAEEIWEVTRRAAKVAAAAAGTSLDELAGIGITNQRETIVLWERETGRPVHHALVWQDGRTADVCRRLKEEGHEEEVRGRTGLVIDPYFSATKLAWLLDHVPGARRRAEAGELAAGTIDTWLVWKLTGGRLHLTDRTNASRTLLYSLDGDAWDPALLDLFGVPAAVLPEIRPSSEVYGATDGAAFGGEAPIGGIAGDQQAALFGQGCWRAGEGKNTYGTGAFLLVHTGGERVPSRHGMLTTAACGPRGERAYALEGSIFIAGAAVQWLRDGLGIVAAAEETEALARSLGSNDGVYFVPAFTGLGAPHWEPRARGTLFGLTRGTTRAHLARAALEAMAFSTRDVVEAMEGDAGVRMPELRVDGGAAANDWLMQFQADVLGVPVRRPAMVEITARGAAGLAGLATGFWAAPEDFAAARPEEAVFTPAADERARASALAGWRRAVEAARHWAQGETS; translated from the coding sequence CACCTGCCTCGCCATCGACCGCGAGGGGCAGGTGCGAGGGCGGGCGTACAGCGAGTTCACGCAGCACTTCCCGCGGCCCGGCTGGGTGGAGCACGACGCCGAGGAGATCTGGGAGGTGACCCGCCGCGCCGCCAAGGTGGCCGCGGCCGCCGCGGGCACCAGCCTGGACGAGCTCGCCGGCATCGGCATCACCAACCAGCGCGAGACGATCGTGCTGTGGGAGCGCGAGACCGGGCGTCCCGTGCACCACGCCCTGGTCTGGCAGGACGGCCGCACGGCCGACGTCTGCCGCCGGCTCAAGGAGGAGGGGCACGAGGAGGAGGTGCGCGGCCGCACCGGGCTCGTCATCGACCCCTACTTCAGCGCCACCAAGCTGGCCTGGCTGCTGGACCACGTCCCCGGCGCCCGCCGCCGCGCCGAGGCCGGCGAGCTGGCGGCGGGGACCATCGACACCTGGCTGGTGTGGAAGCTCACCGGCGGGCGCCTGCACCTCACCGACCGCACCAACGCCTCGCGCACCCTCCTCTACTCCCTGGACGGCGACGCCTGGGACCCGGCGCTCCTCGACCTCTTCGGCGTCCCCGCGGCCGTGCTCCCGGAGATCCGCCCCTCGAGCGAAGTCTACGGCGCCACCGACGGCGCCGCCTTCGGGGGCGAGGCGCCGATCGGGGGGATCGCGGGCGACCAGCAGGCGGCGCTCTTCGGGCAGGGGTGCTGGCGGGCGGGGGAGGGGAAGAACACCTACGGCACCGGCGCCTTCCTCCTGGTGCACACCGGCGGCGAGCGCGTGCCGTCGCGCCACGGGATGCTCACCACGGCGGCGTGCGGGCCGCGCGGGGAGCGGGCTTACGCGCTGGAAGGCTCCATCTTCATCGCGGGAGCCGCGGTACAGTGGCTGCGTGACGGGCTGGGGATCGTCGCCGCGGCGGAGGAGACCGAGGCGCTGGCGCGCTCGCTCGGCTCCAACGACGGCGTCTACTTCGTCCCCGCCTTCACGGGGCTGGGGGCGCCGCACTGGGAGCCGCGGGCGCGGGGGACGCTGTTCGGGCTCACCCGCGGCACCACGCGGGCGCACCTGGCGCGGGCGGCGCTGGAGGCCATGGCCTTCTCCACCCGCGACGTGGTGGAGGCCATGGAGGGCGACGCCGGGGTGCGCATGCCCGAGCTACGGGTGGACGGCGGCGCCGCGGCCAACGACTGGCTGATGCAGTTCCAGGCCGACGTGCTGGGGGTGCCCGTCCGCCGCCCGGCGATGGTGGAGATCACGGCGCGCGGCGCGGCCGGGCTGGCGGGGCTCGCCACCGGCTTCTGGGCCGCCCCGGAAGACTTCGCCGCCGCGCGCCCCGAGGAGGCCGTCTTCACCCCCGCGGCGGACGAGCGCGCCCGCGCGTCCGCGCTGGCGGGGTGGCGCCGCGCGGTGGAGGCGGCGCGCCACTGGGCCCAGGGAGAAACGTCATGA